Genomic segment of Apium graveolens cultivar Ventura chromosome 7, ASM990537v1, whole genome shotgun sequence:
CACCAACGCGGCTAAATTCTCAAAATCCTTTCTGCTTAAAGCATTTGCAACCTTATTAGCCTTTCGGGGATGATACTGAATGTTCACATCATAGTCTTTCAATAATTCAATCCATTgtctttgcctcatattaagctctttctacgtgaatatgtacttcaaactcttgtggtcagTAAATATCTCACACTTATCACCATACAAATGGtgtctccatatcttcaatgcaaaaaTGACGGCTGCAAGCTCTAAGTCATGTGTTGGATAATTCACCTCGTGAGGCTTTAAGTATCTTGAAGCATAGGCAATCACATTTCCATGTTGCATCAAGACATAGCCAAGTCCCTTCTttgaagcatcgctataaatcaCATAGCTTCCCAATCCTGATAGTATTGTCAATACTGGTGATGTCACAagtctcttcttcaattcttgaaaactagtCTCACACTCATCGGTCCATATGAACTTGTTGCTTTTTCGAGTCAACTGTGTCAATGGCATCGCAATTGTCGAAAAGCCTTCTACAAATCGGTGATAGTAGCCCGCGAGTCCCAAGAAACTCCTCACTTCTGTCGCAGTGCTAGGTCTTGGCCAATTGGTAATAGCCTCAACCTTGGCTGGATCCACCTTGATTCTATCTGCTGATACAATATATCCCAAAAATGCAACTTGATCAAGACAAAATTCACACTTCTTGTATTTTGCATACAATTTGTTATTCCCTAGTATTTCCAACACAACTCGAAGATGCTCCTCATGAACCTCCACTGACTTTGAATACACcaatatatcatcaataaacatAATCAGAAACTTGTCCAGAAAAtccttgaataccctgttcattagGTCCATGAAAACTGCAGGTGCATTTTTCAATCCAAAAGACATAACAAGAAACTCGTCGTGTCTGTAACGAGTCCTGAATGCTATCTTCGGAATATCACTTGCCTTCACTCTTAGTTGATGGTAACCTGACCGTAGATCAATTTTTGAAAGTATTTTGCTCCTTGAagctgatcaaataagtcatcgatccTCGGTAATGGATATCTATTCTTCACCGTGATTcggttcaactctcgataatcaaTATAGAGTCTCAtcgaaccatccttcttattcaCAAATAGAACTGGTGCTCCCCAAGGCGAAAAACTGGGTCTAATAAAACCCTTATCAAGTAACTCCTCCAGCTGTTCTTTCAGCTCTTGTACCTCTAACGGagccattctataaggtgccttgGAAATAGGTTGTGCATCTGGTAACAAATCGATAGAAAATTCTATCTCTCTTTCCGGCGGAAGACCCTCCAAATCTTCGGGAAATACATCTGAAAACTCACGAACAACAAGAACATCTTCTAATTCTGGCTGCACCTTGGACATGTCAATCACATACGCTAAAAATCCTTCACATCCATGAGCAATCATCTTCTTAGCCTTGATAGCCGAAATGAATTTTCCACAACCACTAGGCTTAGAACCCTGAAACACGAACTCAGGCGAATTGGAGTCCCCAAAAATTATTCTTTTTCCTGGACAATCAATTGTAGCTTTGTGTCGCTCCAATCAATCCATCCCCAGTATGATATCAAAGTCCCTCATCTGAATAGGTAAGAGATCAACAAATAGTTCTCTATCGTCTACTCTAACTACACAATCAAGATATTGAGAATTCACAAGTATAGTTACACCTATAGGAGTGCCAACAAAAAAATCCGATATAAGTGCAGTGGATGCAATGTCTAAGTGTTTAACATAAGATGTAGAGATAAATGAATGTGTAGCTCCAGTATCAAATAAGACTATAGCATTTCCATTACCGACAAAAAGTGATCCTGAAATGGTACTTGGAGTACTTGCAGCATCTTTTGCAGTGATGGAAAACACACGACCGGAAGTCTTCTGGTTGTTTTTCTCTCCCTGATCTCTACGATCCCAAGGATTCTTTGGTGGCATCTGACAGTCTTGAATAGTGTGACCCTTCTTTCCATAATTGAAGCATGCTCTAGTAGCCCAATAGCAAGTGCTTCCTCCATGCATCTTTCCACAATGCTCACACTTAGATACTTCCTTATTTCCAGTTTGGTTGAAAGACCTCTTTTGCTCATTTCCTTGATTTTCATTCTTTTGCTGAAATTCCGAGTATTATACCTCTGATCATTTGGTTTGAATCCACCTGAAGACCCACCATTTTTCTGAAATCCATGTCGACGATCGGAAAATTcctcttccctttttcttttcttgaGAAAGTCAACCTGATGAAGCTCTTGATCTCTGACACTATCAACCAAGGTATCCATGGATGTGTAGCGGTTAGAGATGATATGGTTGCCGATGGAATTCTTTAATGCCCACATAAACTTCATGATTTTATCCGCTTCTGACCCAACCACATATCTCGCATAACCAGCTAACCTCTGAAATCTGACTTGAAAGTCTGCCACCGACTcatcatctctcagaataatacTCTGATACTCCCTTACATATTCCTCACGTATGCTGGCTGGAAAGTACCTCTGGCCAAACTGAGTTTTGAATATATGCCAACTAAGAGTATTTTCATAGCCAGGTGCATGCGAGGCTACCATAGACTTCCACCAAGTATTAGCATCCCCCTCAAGATGATATGTAGAAAATTGAGCCTTTTTCACCTCTGAATACTCCAAGACAATGAAATTTTTCTCCATGTGATATATCCAAGCTTCAGCATCCATGGGAGTCTTGGCCTCCTTAAAACAATTGGGTCTTTGCTTCATAAACCGATCAAACATAGTTTGACCATCTCGATCTTGCCCGTTAGCAGTGGGATTCTTCCCACGTTGAACTTCCCGCAACATctccataaaagtactcctatccATAACAATCTACTGATTATCATTCCCCCCAATATTTCGACTACTACTACCTCTTGCCATCCTGCACAAAATTTTATGAGTGCACAAACACATATATCACAAAATCATAAATCTACCCGTATGAAGTCAACCCAAAACTCACAGGTCAAATCCTAAAGGACAGTCTACAGAAACTataacctaagctctgataccaacatTGTAATACCCCACTTAAACAAGTAGAGGCTACAAAAGCTAAGCTTTATTTATTAATGGAAGTAAAAACAAGCTAAACATAATTTATTAAGCTAACAAAAGTTCAAAAAGATCCAAAATAAAGTTCTCTAACAAGATCCAAAATAATATGGAATAAAACATGTCCTTGACTTTATTTTCAACTAGATAAACAAGCTAAAATCTGGGCAGCACTCATCACACCCCCGCTTTACCCCCGACTACCCGTGGAAAGAAATAAATAcgagtgagccaaatgcccagtacgaaTATATCATTAAAAGATAAAGCAACAGAATATATTTGATTTTAACAATTAGCCAAGAAGATGAGTAATATGACAATAATTATTTAGAATCAAGGAACAAACTAATCCAAATAAAATCAAAGAAATGGATGAGAACAAGTAAGGTGGGTACTAATAAGGGCATCTTATAAAACCTCTGCTTGCTAGTAAACACCAAGTAAAGCACAGTGCAAAGAGTTCCTTCTCCGGTTATCCACAAGAAGGACAAAATGAAATGTATAAACATTTCCCAAACAAACAAAATGATCATGATCTTAATCATGTCTCATACCCTAGAGACATGCTCGTATACTCACAACACTGATACGAGTTAGTGCCGTGAGCATCAAAGACTGCAAAAACTCCATGTGTCTCGTCTGTGATTTACCCGCATACAGATAAGTTTAAGAGTCCATGACAAATGATCACAAAGTGTTGCcaataatattgaaaataaaagTTGCATGTGACAAATCAAGTATACTGATAGGCAACATAGATCAAAAGTGGTTAAGCATCAACAGGGATCAAATATGGCTGAGCAAAAATTAATAAGTGTACATATACAAGATGTACaacttaacaaaataaaatatgataAGATAAATATGATAGGACAATAAGTACAGAggaagaaaatatattttaaatggAGAGAAATGGAGGATACTCGTACCTGAAATGAGTCTAAAATATTAAATCACTACCTAGCTCCAAATCAACTTCCAAACCAATCTATAATATCAACACAAATATAACTTATAAACGCCAAACTCTAAAACCCAAAAAGTAagctaataaaattataatattttattcgTGCTATAGTATATAAAAATTTAACTAACAAATAATCTGAATAATATACAAGCTGGTTCATAAAATATAaaagatattttattaatttataaaagtaATGTAGAAATCTCTAAGTATATAACTTTATAAAAGTAGACAAACTTAAATTATACATTAATTTAACATATTAAATTATAACAACAATTtaagaaaatgataaaaataaatataacatGCTCTGTGTTTATCATACTAAAAAGATTATCAAATTCACTTTTGCACATTAATACCACTACATTACTtacaaattttaaattattatgcCCAAATATTGATGGCTGTCTGATTGTCCGCTCATAGAAGTTAGCATAAGTGTTAATTGTATTACATCTTGAAGTGAACACTCAAAGCTGGCACTCATTTAGGTACGGAAAGAATAAGTGTTTCTCGCGGAATATTAAATATAACGGGATTGCCTACACTATGGTCGAATGAGTTTGTCTACAATGAAATCCTACTTTTAAAATTGTTCATTACGTGCAAATGTGTTCTGGAGCTTGAATTATCTAATGTATATGTTAATTGTTAGGATTGTTTTTACACTACTTGTGTAAACAATAATGGTTCAGTTTTGTGCTGGATACTTTATTATATATTCCGGTGGGGCAGTGATCGAATGAGAGTTTATGTAATTGTAGGCTCTAAAGGATGGTGTCAGAGACAAAGTTGAACTGGCTACCAAGTTTGGGGTCAGGATAGATAGCCAGTTCAGAGAAATTCGGGGCGACCCAGAATACGTACGGGCAGCCTGTGAGGCCAGCTTAAAGAGGCTTCAGCTTGATTGTATTGATTTGTATTATCAGCACCGCGTTGACACTCGTGTGCCAATTGAAATCACGGTATGTTAGTAGTTAGTCTGTGCATTTTTGTATTTGTTTTTTCACAAATTAGTTGTCAAGTTGTTAGGCTTTTTTACTTTTGGTTGCAATTTTTTAGTTCCCGTATTTATGCTAAGACCAGTGCCCCTCAAACTGAAAAATCACAAAATCTCAAATATTTTTTTGGAATAAGGTCAATTACACAATATATTAATGTTCATATGCACTTATGGGTCACAACCGGCTTCAACCAGCAAACATGGGCAGCTCATCAAACTTACATCCTACCGCCCGAGTAGAGCTCAGCAATAAGCCACCTCCTAACAGGCTCACCAATCCAAACACCCACCACTGACCGGCAACATATACTCACCCACTCTCCTGCCACCAACTACTCCCGCAAATGTTATATGCTGAGAGTGGATCTGAACCCTCAACCTCATGAAACATGAGAAGAGGAAGTACGTAACAAGACCCCGTTGGTAGTTTTTAGTATAGCAATGATTCCAATTTAGTAATATATATTAACTGCTTATAAAGAAGAAATTCCTGTGCTGTTTTTATAAGCTCATGAATGACATATTGCGTTATGTCATTGACCATCAATTGTTGTATCTAATTTGATACACCTGGAACTTATCTTCGATATTATCAACCTTTCATAACTAGGTAAAGATGAAGTTCTGTTGTAGAATTATTAAATATAGGTAATCGTGTGATATCGGAATCAAATATACTTTGACCTAGCACTTTGCTGCTTCGCTCTCACTAATATCTACACCCAATCTACCCGAGGGTCCCCATTGAAATAAGGTATCCAGCATACTTAATTTTTGGGCACCTAGCCGTCCACTTGGGTCCTTAATCAACTTGAAAAGTTATTAACCTTGCTAAAAGTACTATTTTATATTACTATTCACAACTAGTATGTTGCTGGCAATAAGCCAATAACTATACAATTGAAAATTGATAAAAGTTTGTGTGATTATGGTACCATTCGCATAATTTGCAGATAGTAACTACTAAAATCACAAATATTATATATCCTTTTATTTCTGAAATGTATCATATTACTAGTAAAAATGTTTCTTCAAAACAAAAAAGCCTTGATAAGAGACATTATTAGAAAATCACAATAAGTTTTGCACTTGAAAGTTCTAATACTTGGTTTTCAGAGGCCAAGAGAATTGGGAGTTTAAAAGGGATGCCATGATGCTAATACGCTATAGAGTAAACTGAAATTATATGTCAGCTTCTGTCTACAATATTTTACGTATTAGATTCTTACCTAAgtttttttttttcatttctaCTAGCGTGAtctgtttttattattttaattctttATTTCTCTGATCATGCTTGAGTTGTTCATCTGTTTGACAGATGGGGGAAATGAAGAAACTAGTTGAAGAGGGTAAGATTAAGTATGTAGGATTGTCTGAGGCCTCTGCATCTACCATCAGAAGAGCTCATGCTGTTCATCCGATCACCGCAGTGCAGTTGGAGTGGTCTTTGTGGTCAAGGGACGTGGAGGAAGACATAATTCCCACTTGCAGGTTTGGTTTCTGTTAAAGAATCTTCCAACAGATTATCAAATATGAAAATATATTTAAAGACCAAGTTAACTAGTTTGTTATTACTCAGAGAATTAGGCATCGGGATTGTTGCATATAGTCCTCTAGGACGAGGATTTTTGTCAGGGGGTTTAAATATGGTCGCGAACTTGTCAAAAGATGACTTCAGGAAGGTAAGTTTCTACATTAAATGCAGCTTGAGTTTCATTAGTATAATGTAACATGTAACTGATCATCTAATTTCAGTGCATTGACGTCTTTCTTAAATAAATTAGTTTTTCATGCAAAGCTAGTAAGAGAAGTTAAATTTAGGGCTTCACCCTAGCTCTAGCTCTATGAAGCATAGGGAGATCTATCTAAACACAATTTAGTTAAAAAAAGGTTAAATTTGTAAACTGCATCTAAATTTTCGAAACTATTGCATTAAGAAACATAACCAGTATTTATTTTTTTAACAACTTTGGTTGCTGAATTGCAAGTACTCCGAGTCTTGAACTGATACTTACACAAAATGAAGTAACTGATGTTAAACATCTCTTACGGACATTGATTGTCTATGCTGGAAATTTGCAAAATGCCTTAAACTGTATGTTGTTTTAGTATTCTGGTTTTGAAGTGCTTCTAAGAAAACGGTTGTTGGCTTCATTAAAAATCAATACTCCGAGAGAAATGTTTTAAAAAATAGGGTCTTAGCTCGTTTTCATGTGGTTAAATTGACTAATGATCCTTTTCCCCGTCCCCCCCTTTTGTGTAGCATCATCCAAGGTTCCAAGCAGAAAATCTGGAGCATAATATAAAGCTGTTTGATCTGGTGAATGAGATTGCATTAAACAAAGGGTGTACTCCATCACAGCTAGCACTGGCCTGGGTTCATCACCAGGGAACAGATGTTTGTCCCATTCCTGGAACTACAAAGATTGAAAATCTCAACCAAAACATTGGAGCTTTATCTGTGAAGTTAACAGCAGAGGAAATGTCTGAACTTGAATCCATTGCTGGTTCTGTCCGGGGTGACAGATACTCGTCAATGACATCCACTTACTTGCATTCAGACACACCACCCTTGTCATCGTGGAATGCTTAATGAATAGTCGACTTGCAGTCCCTCTGACATCACAGAAATTCTCAACAAATACTGGAGATGTATTTTGCAGAATGGCTTTGTTTTCTTCTGGTTTTAGGGAGAACTTCAATTATGCGTGAATGGttaatattatttagaatttaaTATCCAAATAAAATTTAATTGACAACATATTAAAAATATGTGTTTTTTAAAGATAGTGATAAAAAATACAAAGAATTCATATATGAAATTTATTTAGGTAGTGTTAGTTAAGAAATGTGTttttttgccttctgacatgtAGCGAAGTTGGTTAAAGGGCGAAATAACCCTGGTCttttttctttgaaattaattatTGCTACTCTACAAAATCCGCCGTCCTAACTTCACCCAACCCTACCTTCTTTTTCACCCTTTATACCTATATCTATCtccatattcatcttcatcttctccttttattcactttttctttaataaaatcgaGATTTGTTTTACAAAACTCGAAAAATCTATTACAGTTCTTcactttagttttcagatctactAAGGTAAGAGTTTggatattataataaaattcagtttttggattcaaaatctctgatctaacaacatattacaatttggtgttattcagagatttttgaattttgggttTTTTTCATATTGTTCAGTTTAAGTTattatttgtgtgtttgattgtctcgCTTTATGCGATGTGTCTCGTTTTGCGCGATGTGGTGGTTATGTTGAAAATGAATTAGATGGTGTAttgggagatctggatatctctcatcaacaacactttcggcagGTTTATAGCTGATGTTCGGCAGGTAGATAGTTGGGGTGTGTTTGGAACGGTGGTAAAAATCacatgtgctcacctctcacaaaaaatatttgttcataaaATGAGGCCTATAAACTCAGTTGTTGCAACTAAGTCCTCTGAACATTGAAATATCAATCGAATTAATGTGAGTGTAACACCCCAATTAAACAAGTAGAGGTTACACAAGATAAGTTTTATTTATTAATGGAAGTAAAAACAAGCTAAACATAATTTATTAAGCTAACAAAAGTTCAAAAGATCCAAAATAAAGTTGTCTAACAAGATCCAAAATAATATGGAATAAAACATGTCCTTGACTTTATTTTCAACCAGATCACTCATCACACCCCCGATTTACCCCCGACTACCTGTGAAAAGAAATAAATACGAGTGAGCCAAATACCCAGTACAAATTTATCATTAAAAGATAAAGCAAGAGAATATATTTGATTATAACAATTAGCCAAGAAGATGAGTAATATGACAGTAATTATTTATAATCAAGGAACAAACTAATCCAAACAAATTCAAAGAAATGGCTGAGAACAAGTAAGGTGGTTATTAATAAGGGCATCTTATAAAATCTATGCTCGCTAGTAAACACCAAGCAAAGCACAGTGCAAATAGTCCTTCTCCGGTTATCCCCAAGAAGGACAAAATGAAATGTATAAAACATTTTCCAAACAAACAAAATGATCATGATCTTAATCATGTCTCATACCCCAGAGACATGCTCGTATACTCACAGCACTATACGAGTTAGTGCCGACAGCGACTGCAAAAACTCCATGTGTCTCGTCTGTGATTTACCCACACAGGTAAGTTTAAGAGCCCATAACAAATTATTACAAAGTGTTGCcaataatattgaaaataaaagTTGCATGTGACAAATCAAGTATACTTATAGGCAACATAGATCAAAAGTGGTTAAGCAACAACAGGGATCAAAGATGGCTGAGCAAAAATTAACAAGTGTACAGATGATCACTATCTCATGCTATAGTATAAACATTTAACTAACAAATCTTTAAGTATATAACTTTATAAAAGTAGACAAACTTAAATTATACATTCATTTAACATATTAAATTATAACAACAATTtaagaaaatgataaaaataaatataacatGTTCTCTGTTTATCATACTGATAAGATTATCAAATTCATTTCTGCACATTAATACTACAAAATTACTtacaaattttaaattattatgcCCAAGTATTAGATACtataattaataacatattggTTAAAAAACAATGAGACTAAGGTAACAAATATGTTATGAGGAaaacataataacataatatgattgacaaatgtaaacaatttataattttagataaACAAACAATCAATTATTAATTACTTAACTTAATTAACATAATATTTTGACTACATATGTCCTGTAAAATAAAATACTTTATATATCATTAGTCCCACAAATACATATTTTGTCAATTTTAATAATCTCAATAAACTAAATCttgtaaaaataaattttattttacaaatatttttacatattaaTAAACTAGCACAATATAACATGATAATTATTGTAAACAACTCACACACATAACTAGTAAATTATAATTAACAAAACTAGCCAGACACtaacaatataaaaatataccATATCACCCaattaaaaaaatgtaaaaacctgagaatcatataatttcttaaaccaacttaatgacataaaaattaaaaataaaaacgACAGGGAACATGACTAATTAGATTACTACTAATTAAACATCTTGTAGCCGGTACAAAtaacaattaatcaattaaatcaattaaacatGCATTAAATAATAACTTAACACcatatataaacacataaacaaataatataattatttgaTAAAACTTATCTGAATTTAGAGCCAGATATaagtatataaaaaaaatatatacaaatAGTTATAAACCTGAAAATAAAAATGACTAATATTAGTATACAACATAAATAATAGTCATTAAATTATGTGGTGATTAAATTTTTAACTAAACCTCCACAAGGTGTACACTTCTTTGAAACTTTTGGTAAGGCTTAACCTAGCTTCCTTGTGAATCTCTTTCTCCTCCTTTGACAACCTTAAGCGTGACACTCTAACCAGTTAATTCTTTTCTGACCTTGTGGAGTTGTACGCCAAAACTTTCTTTTCTATGCAGCACCTCTTCTCTTGCTAGTAAGTTATATAATTCTACTATTAATAGTTTTCATTTCCGTTGGCTTTCATGTCCAATGAGATAAATTTTGAGTCATAGCACTAACATGGTGACTCTGTTTATATAATAAGCAACTCTAACAAATTATGAAACCGTTGTCCATAATTTTCTCCACATTTTTCCACATCATCTCCCCATTAGCTGTTTAAAAATATCTTATCACGTACTTAGTAGTTTGACTTCAAATTTTAAACAACTAAAAGATAGCTtacaaatttaaatttttaacaaccaattatctaaataaaaaattctccataattttaaattctaaaaataattaatcaaatatttACTAAATTATCGCACCAACAATGTAACAAATAAAATATGGGGTATTatattcttccccccttaaaataATTTCGTCCTCGAAATTCTAGTGAAGTACCTGATTCGAAGAGGTACGGATATCTTGCGCGAACTAAATCCTCAGTTTCCCAAGTAGCTTCTCGAACATCATGATTTTTCCATAAAACTTTAACAAAAGGGATCGTGTTCTTGCGCAACACTCTTTCCTCCCTCGCCAATATAGCTTCAGCTTCTTCTTCACAAGATAAATCTTCACGAAATGCATCTAAGGGATACTGAACAACATGATTAGGATGATATACATACTTCCTCAGAATCGAtgcatgaaacacattgtgcacCCGTGACAATTGTGGCGGTAAAGCGACTCTATATGCCACCACTCCAACCTTctcaagaatctcaaaaggtcctaTATACCTCAGACTTAGCTTACCCTTCTGACCGAATCGCTGAATGCCCCTCTGAGGAGATACCTAAAGGAAGACCTTATCTCCTGCTTTAAATTCATATTCTCGTCTACCCTTATCAGCATAACTCTTCTGTCTAGATCGAGCTTGTTCAAGTCTTTCTCGAGCAACTGCTACCTTATCTGTAGTGACTTGGACTAGACCGGGACCCCCTGAAAgcttttctcctacttcattccaACAAATAGGTGTTCTGCACTTGCGCCCATAGAGTGCCTCAAAAGGAGCCATACCAATGCTGCTCTGccaactgttattataagcaaattcAACCAAAGACAAATAGTCATCCCAATTTCCATACCATTCTAATGCACATGCTCGCAACATGTCCTCCAAGGTCTGAATTGTCCTCTCTGACTGCCCATCCGACTGTGGATGAAAAGCTGTGCTATAGTTCAACTTGGTGCCCCATGCCTTTTCAAATTCATTCCAAAATCTTGAAGTGAATTTGGGATCTCGGTTCGAAACGATCGAAACTGGAATCCCGTGTAGTCTAACAATCTCATTCCTGTATAATAGCGTTAAGCTCTCCAAGTTCATGTTCTCACGGATTGCCAAAAAGTGAGCATATTTAGTGAGTCTATCTACAatcacccatatcgcatcatgttTCTTAAAAGTCTTAGGAAGTCCTATGATAAAATCTATGCAAATATTCTCCCTCTTCCAAGTAGGTAACTCCAATGGTTGTAATAAACCACTTGGCCTCTGGTGCTCAATCTTCACCTGTTGACAAGTCAAACACTTCAAAACAAAATCGGCAATATCTCGTTTCATGCCACTCCACCAAAAGTGTTCCTTTAAATCTCGATACATATTTGTCTCACCTGGATGAATAGAAAACGGTGATCTATGAGCCTCTTCCATCAATTCCTCAATGAGTTCCTTGTTAGCAGGCACACATAGACGATTATACATCCATAGAATGCCATGATCATCAAAATGAAATCCTGGTTGCTTTTCAGGATCAATATTCTGGACAAAAGACCATAATTCTCCATCTCCATCTTGAGCTGCCTTAATCCTAATGATAAGACTAGGCTCGACATGCAAACTTGCTACCATACCAACCGTATCCCGATGATAAAACTCCAAACCAAATTTCTCAATCTCACGTTAAAGAGGAGGTTGTTGTGTCACCAACGCGGCTAAATTCTCAAAATCCTTTCTGCTTAAAGCATTTGCAACCTTAT
This window contains:
- the LOC141674633 gene encoding uncharacterized protein LOC141674633, translated to MDRSTFMEMLREVQRGKNPTANGQDRDGQTMFDRFMKQRPNCFKEAKTPMDAEAWIYHMEKNFIVLEYSEVKKAQFSTYHLEGDANTWWKSMVASHAPGYENTLSWHIFKTQFGQRYFPASIREEYVREYQSIILRDDESVADFQVRFQRLAGYARYVVGSEADKIMKFMWALKNSIGNHIISNRYTSMDTLVDSVRDQELHQQKNENQGNEQKRSFNQTGNKEVSKCEHCGKMHGGSTCYWATRACFNYGKKGHTIQDCQMPPKNPWDRRDQGEKNNQKTSGRVFSITAKDAASTPSTISGSLFVGNGNAIVLFDTGATHSFISTSYVKHLDIASTALISDFFVGTPIGVTILVNSQYLDCVVRVDDRELFVDLLPIQMRDFDIILGMD
- the LOC141671223 gene encoding putative aldo-keto reductase 2 codes for the protein MGEMKKLVEEGKIKYVGLSEASASTIRRAHAVHPITAVQLEWSLWSRDVEEDIIPTCRELGIGIVAYSPLGRGFLSGGLNMVANLSKDDFRKHHPRFQAENLEHNIKLFDLVNEIALNKGCTPSQLALAWVHHQGTDVCPIPGTTKIENLNQNIGALSVKLTAEEMSELESIAGSVRGDRYSSMTSTYLHSDTPPLSSWNA